Part of the candidate division KSB1 bacterium genome, TGAATATGGCGACTCGACACCACATAAATAATAAAATTCATTGTATTGACGAAATTTGACATAACCATGCGGCATGGGAGCGCCCTGGATAAGTGCGATTCCATTTTTACCCATTGCTTCATAAACCCTTGCACGTCTTTCTGCAAACTCTTCCGGCGGGAAATCGGTGGTGAATAGTGGAATTTCTTGGGCAAAAATAGAGCTGCTCACAAATAAACAAAAAATCAAAACAGATATTTTTCTCATAGGTTCAACCCTTATATTTAAATGATCGATTTTAGATTTAATGGAATTTAAGATATGTCACTAAACTAATAATTCCATAATAATAGTCAATAAAAAACCTATTCATTCTAAATAAATTGCAATGCAATAAACACAAATACCCCTCCGGAAAAAGCACAGATGAAATTGACAATATCATTCGTCAGCCATTTTAATCCTCGGGAATGTGTTGTCGGTTTTCCATTACAATGGGTCGATCTCTCTGTCATTTTTTTGCATAAATCACATTGATACTGAGCTTGTAAAGTTGCACCGATTAAGCTGTCAATTGAACTGCCAAGAAGTGCAGCTATTGAGATCAAACTAATCAAGAGGAAAGGATCATAATAAAATGAACCGCTTAGCCCTAATCCTATAACAGCAATGAAAATTCCTCCCACAATTGATGCAGTAGTTCCCAACAAAGAAACTGCCCCGGATGTTCCGGAATCTGCAGGTTTTAAAGTTGTTATTAACCGAGGCAGGCTTTTAGATAAACTTCCGATTTCTGTCGCCCAGGTATCGGCAGTAACTGCGGCAACTGAACCGAGAAATACCACAAACCAATATTCCTTCCCGGATCCATAGAACAAAAAGACAGTTAAACAGGCTATTGCACCATTAGCCAAAACTTGACCAATGTCCCGTGTTGAAGATTTTTCATACAGCAGGTTGAAGGCTTTTTTGCGGTTTTGCCAAAGCTTGGACAAAAGGCTCGAAGAGATAAAAAATACCAGTATAGGGATCGCCCATTCCAGACCTCCGACGCCAAAAATAATTACGCCCATTACAAATGTCCCAGCAGCGCCACCCGGATCCAAAAAGTGTTGTCGAAATGAAAGAAGTGCTATAAAACCAGCCAAAATAAAACCAATGAATAGTTGGATATTTTCATCAGGAGAGCTTGTTAATAAGAAATGGAGAATAAACGCTGCACCTAAAGGAATTGTAAGATTATCGGAACCTCTCCAGGAAAGAGCTTCCATGAACGTGGTGAAAACGGAGCCAACTAAAGCGATGATGATTATCTTTGTGAGGCTTATGATTTGAAGCAACGGAGCAGGTAAAAAATATAGAGAAAACACCAATAGTAAAAAACTGCTACAGGCAAAAGCAATTGAGCCTTCCAATGATTTGATCTCTTTTGTGAAAGAATAAGCTTTTGGATGATTGAAATTTTGACCTACGATTGCTGCTAAAGAATCTGATATTGCCAGGATTAAAAAACTAATTTGAATGATAAATGAATAAGTTGGCCAAAA contains:
- a CDS encoding DUF92 domain-containing protein: MKNPTTIEWLRLVVLTVAIFILITLAEVLQSTLKYRSEVTRKAVHLFTGLLIFFTPYLFQSAIPPILIAVFFSSFNFICIRFGYFQSIHGSTQKSYGTVYYPLAFLILILLFWPTYSFIIQISFLILAISDSLAAIVGQNFNHPKAYSFTKEIKSLEGSIAFACSSFLLLVFSLYFLPAPLLQIISLTKIIIIALVGSVFTTFMEALSWRGSDNLTIPLGAAFILHFLLTSSPDENIQLFIGFILAGFIALLSFRQHFLDPGGAAGTFVMGVIIFGVGGLEWAIPILVFFISSSLLSKLWQNRKKAFNLLYEKSSTRDIGQVLANGAIACLTVFLFYGSGKEYWFVVFLGSVAAVTADTWATEIGSLSKSLPRLITTLKPADSGTSGAVSLLGTTASIVGGIFIAVIGLGLSGSFYYDPFLLISLISIAALLGSSIDSLIGATLQAQYQCDLCKKMTERSTHCNGKPTTHSRGLKWLTNDIVNFICAFSGGVFVFIALQFI